A stretch of the Kroppenstedtia eburnea genome encodes the following:
- the accD gene encoding acetyl-CoA carboxylase, carboxyltransferase subunit beta, whose translation MFKDLFRKQKRYATIPSEQAKKEIPEGIMKKCPNCGHIMIAKELEKNLKVCGNCDHHYSLSAPERIRMIVDEGNFFEYDTDLISDDPLSFPNYSKKLEADREKTRLNEAVVTGEGTIGGYPAVVGVMDSRFRMGSMGSVVGEKIARAADRAATKGYPFILFSASGGARMQEGVLSLMQMAKTSAALERMHRARVLFVSILTNPTTGGVSASFSSLGDINLAEPRALIGFAGRRVIEQTVRQKLPEDFQTSEFLLKHGQLDQVVHRAELRETLIRILDFHSGRDHDGDH comes from the coding sequence GTGTTCAAGGATCTGTTTCGCAAACAGAAACGATATGCAACCATCCCTTCGGAGCAGGCGAAGAAGGAGATTCCCGAGGGTATAATGAAGAAATGTCCCAACTGCGGGCATATCATGATTGCAAAAGAACTGGAAAAGAACTTGAAGGTCTGTGGAAACTGTGATCATCACTATTCGCTGTCCGCTCCGGAGAGGATTCGGATGATCGTGGATGAAGGCAATTTTTTTGAATATGATACCGATCTGATTTCCGACGATCCCCTCTCCTTTCCCAATTATTCCAAGAAGTTGGAGGCGGACCGGGAAAAGACCCGGCTGAATGAGGCGGTGGTCACCGGGGAAGGGACGATCGGCGGGTACCCCGCTGTCGTCGGTGTGATGGATTCCCGATTTCGCATGGGGAGCATGGGTTCCGTCGTGGGAGAGAAGATCGCCCGTGCCGCCGATCGGGCCGCCACCAAGGGGTATCCTTTTATCCTTTTCTCCGCATCAGGGGGCGCCCGCATGCAGGAAGGGGTCCTCTCTCTGATGCAGATGGCCAAAACGAGCGCCGCCTTGGAACGGATGCACAGGGCACGGGTCTTGTTCGTCTCTATCCTCACCAATCCCACCACCGGGGGTGTCTCTGCCAGCTTTTCTTCCCTGGGGGATATCAACCTGGCAGAACCCCGCGCCTTGATCGGATTCGCCGGACGCCGGGTGATCGAACAGACCGTTCGCCAAAAGTTGCCCGAAGACTTCCAGACTTCGGAGTTTCTTTTGAAACACGGGCAACTGGATCAGGTGGTTCACCGGGCGGAGTTGCGGGAAACGCTCATCCGGATTCTGGATTTCCACAGCGGGAGGGATCATGATGGGGATCACTAA
- a CDS encoding NAD(P)-dependent malic enzyme produces MSSLREEALRLHLEQQGKLTVHSKVPVSNSRDLSLAYSPGVAEPCKEIHTDPGKVFDYTMKGNLVAVVSDGTAVLGLGNIGPHAAMPVMEGKAVLFKAFAGVDAFPLCVDTDEIDKIVETVKLLSPTFGGVNLEDIAAPKCFIIEERLKKEVDIPVFHDDQHGTAIVTLAGLINALKIVDKKMEGIRVVANGAGAAGIAIVKLLLSLGVKDIVMCDSKGTIYEGRSEGMNSVKERIARETNPRGIRGSLADAMKGADVFIGVSVAGAVTREMVRSMNRDPIIFAMANPVPEIMPEEAYEAGARVVGTGRSDFPNQVNNVLAFPGIFRGALDVRARRINEEMKVAAARAIADLIDEDQLAFDHVIPPAFQPDVAPKVAAEVARAAMESGQARLKRDPKEIYERTMQLIRNSSSTG; encoded by the coding sequence TTGTCTTCTTTGCGAGAAGAAGCCCTGCGGCTGCACCTGGAACAACAGGGGAAATTGACGGTCCATTCCAAAGTGCCTGTCAGCAATTCCAGAGATCTCAGTCTTGCCTATTCACCGGGTGTGGCCGAACCCTGCAAGGAGATCCATACGGATCCGGGCAAAGTGTTCGATTACACCATGAAGGGGAATCTGGTGGCTGTTGTATCGGATGGTACGGCAGTGCTTGGACTGGGGAATATCGGGCCTCACGCGGCCATGCCAGTGATGGAAGGAAAAGCGGTTCTGTTCAAAGCATTTGCCGGTGTGGATGCTTTTCCTCTCTGTGTGGACACCGACGAGATCGATAAAATCGTGGAAACCGTAAAATTGCTCTCTCCCACTTTTGGAGGGGTCAATCTGGAGGATATTGCCGCTCCCAAATGTTTTATCATCGAAGAGCGGTTGAAAAAAGAAGTGGATATTCCCGTCTTTCACGATGATCAACACGGGACGGCGATCGTCACCCTTGCCGGCCTGATCAATGCTTTGAAGATTGTGGACAAGAAGATGGAAGGGATCCGCGTGGTGGCCAACGGGGCGGGTGCCGCCGGTATCGCCATTGTCAAGCTGCTCCTCTCCCTCGGAGTGAAAGATATCGTCATGTGTGACAGCAAGGGAACCATCTATGAGGGCAGAAGCGAGGGCATGAACAGTGTGAAGGAAAGAATCGCAAGGGAGACCAACCCCAGGGGCATCCGGGGCTCCCTGGCGGATGCGATGAAAGGGGCCGATGTCTTTATCGGGGTGTCGGTGGCGGGAGCCGTCACCCGGGAGATGGTTCGCTCCATGAACCGGGATCCGATCATCTTCGCCATGGCCAATCCCGTTCCTGAGATTATGCCCGAGGAAGCCTATGAAGCGGGGGCCAGAGTGGTGGGGACGGGGCGTTCCGATTTTCCCAACCAGGTAAACAATGTTCTCGCATTCCCGGGGATCTTCCGGGGAGCCTTGGATGTCCGCGCCCGCCGCATCAATGAAGAGATGAAGGTGGCAGCTGCCCGGGCGATCGCCGATCTGATCGATGAAGACCAACTTGCTTTCGATCATGTGATTCCTCCGGCCTTCCAACCCGATGTGGCCCCGAAGGTGGCGGCGGAGGTGGCACGGGCGGCGATGGAATCAGGCCAGGCCCGTCTGAAAAGGGATCCGAAGGAGATTTATGAGCGGACGATGCAGCTGATCCGCAATTCCTCCTCCACCGGCTGA
- the cysC gene encoding adenylyl-sulfate kinase — MKQSIVWHEAAVTRGERRRKNGHGSAVLWFTGLSGSGKSTLANAVDRYLSRLGVNSYVLDGDNIRHGLNRDLGFAEADRKENIRRIGEVAKLFVDSGQFALTASISPYRKDRESVRRMLGEGEFLEIYVKCSLDECQRRDPKGLYQKAVRGEIPQFTGISAPYEEPVSPELVLDTERWSVDASVDRMVGLLKERNLIPRGG, encoded by the coding sequence ATGAAGCAATCGATTGTCTGGCATGAAGCCGCTGTAACCAGAGGGGAGCGGCGACGGAAAAACGGACATGGGAGTGCCGTTCTTTGGTTCACCGGCCTGTCCGGTTCGGGCAAATCCACACTGGCCAACGCTGTGGACCGGTATTTGAGCCGGTTGGGGGTGAACAGTTATGTACTGGACGGGGACAATATCCGGCACGGGCTGAATCGCGATCTGGGTTTTGCGGAGGCGGATCGCAAGGAAAACATCCGTCGGATCGGAGAAGTGGCCAAACTGTTTGTCGACAGCGGTCAGTTCGCCCTGACGGCATCGATCTCCCCCTATCGAAAAGACCGGGAATCGGTGCGCCGGATGTTGGGGGAGGGGGAATTTCTGGAGATCTATGTGAAGTGTTCCCTGGATGAATGTCAGCGTCGGGATCCCAAAGGGCTCTATCAAAAGGCAGTGAGGGGAGAGATTCCTCAATTCACCGGCATCAGCGCTCCCTATGAGGAGCCGGTGTCCCCGGAATTGGTGCTGGATACGGAGCGGTGGAGTGTGGATGCTTCTGTTGACCGGATGGTGGGCTTGTTGAAGGAACGGAATCTGATTCCGCGGGGAGGGTGA
- the pfkA gene encoding 6-phosphofructokinase has product MKRIAVLTSGGDSPGMNAAIRAVVRKGHHHGLEVVGVQRGYAGLIQGDFKSMNLGSVGDIIHRGGTILHTARSEEFKTAEGQAKAVENLRKHGVEGLVVIGGDGSFRGARQLAAKGLATVGVPGTIDNDIPGTDFTIGFDTAINTVIQCIDRIRDTATSHERTYVVEVMGRNAGDIAVWAGLADGAESILIPEAAHNLDEIVERLERGNRRGKRHSIIIVAEGVGSGVEIGQRIKEKTGSETRVTVLGHIQRGGSPTASDRVLASRMGAKAVDLLLEGTSDHMVVIQNNRVTGLAFQEALAMKHKPDMSIYELAGILAI; this is encoded by the coding sequence ATGAAACGCATCGCGGTTCTGACCAGCGGGGGAGATTCCCCGGGAATGAATGCAGCCATCCGTGCCGTCGTACGTAAAGGTCACCACCACGGCTTGGAAGTGGTGGGAGTCCAGCGTGGTTACGCCGGCCTGATTCAAGGGGATTTTAAATCGATGAATCTGGGTTCCGTCGGGGATATTATTCACCGGGGAGGCACGATCCTGCACACTGCCCGGAGTGAAGAGTTCAAAACAGCGGAGGGACAGGCCAAAGCCGTGGAGAACTTGAGAAAACATGGGGTGGAAGGTCTGGTGGTGATCGGCGGGGACGGGAGCTTCCGGGGAGCCCGGCAATTGGCTGCCAAAGGGTTGGCGACAGTGGGAGTTCCGGGAACCATCGACAACGACATTCCGGGGACGGATTTCACCATTGGCTTTGATACGGCCATCAACACAGTGATTCAATGCATCGACCGGATCCGGGACACGGCCACCTCCCATGAACGGACCTATGTGGTGGAAGTGATGGGGCGCAATGCCGGGGATATCGCTGTGTGGGCGGGATTGGCCGACGGGGCGGAATCGATTCTCATCCCGGAAGCCGCACATAATCTGGATGAGATCGTGGAGCGTTTGGAGCGGGGGAACCGGCGCGGCAAACGACACAGCATCATTATCGTCGCTGAAGGAGTCGGCAGCGGGGTGGAGATCGGGCAGCGAATCAAGGAGAAGACCGGAAGCGAAACCCGTGTCACTGTCCTGGGCCATATTCAGCGGGGAGGTTCCCCGACGGCCTCTGACCGTGTCCTGGCCAGCCGGATGGGGGCAAAAGCGGTGGACCTCCTGCTGGAAGGGACGAGCGATCATATGGTGGTGATTCAAAATAACCGGGTGACGGGACTCGCTTTTCAAGAGGCTCTTGCCATGAAGCACAAACCGGATATGTCCATTTACGAATTAGCCGGCATTTTGGCTATATAG
- a CDS encoding FadR/GntR family transcriptional regulator, which produces MVLEAGSTKFQSILLRIHEVIDEEGLKPGDRIPSERELVTRLQVGRSTVREALRALELLGIITTRRGQGTFLQPYRSHRLVELIAYYILRDETTRDNLLEMRMLLETGAVRLAALRAREEDLVALEGIWSDMEKKVMAGEVPVEEDYEFHRLMVQSSHNHLLLRVWYPVIQYGQTVRENSLNRSGRPQQALQEHRDILDAIRERNPRKAERRLEAHLSVAGFFRVGGQGY; this is translated from the coding sequence GTGGTACTGGAAGCCGGTTCGACCAAATTCCAATCCATTTTGCTTCGCATCCACGAAGTGATCGATGAAGAGGGCCTGAAACCCGGGGACCGGATTCCTTCGGAGCGGGAGCTGGTCACCCGTCTTCAGGTGGGCCGGTCCACGGTACGGGAAGCCCTCCGGGCCCTGGAGCTTTTGGGGATTATCACCACGCGGCGTGGACAGGGCACTTTTTTACAGCCTTATCGGTCCCATCGTCTGGTGGAGTTAATCGCTTATTACATCCTGCGGGATGAGACCACCCGGGACAATCTGTTGGAGATGAGGATGCTTCTGGAGACGGGGGCCGTCCGGCTGGCGGCTCTGCGGGCCCGGGAAGAGGACCTGGTTGCACTGGAAGGAATCTGGTCTGACATGGAGAAAAAGGTAATGGCGGGAGAAGTGCCGGTGGAAGAGGATTATGAATTCCACCGGCTCATGGTGCAGTCCTCCCATAATCACCTCTTGCTTCGGGTCTGGTATCCGGTGATTCAATACGGACAGACCGTACGGGAAAACTCCCTCAACCGGAGCGGCCGCCCGCAACAAGCCCTCCAAGAACACCGGGATATTTTGGACGCGATCCGGGAACGGAATCCCCGCAAAGCGGAACGGAGGCTGGAAGCCCATCTGTCCGTGGCGGGTTTTTTCCGTGTGGGTGGTCAGGGTTACTGA
- a CDS encoding precorrin-2 dehydrogenase/sirohydrochlorin ferrochelatase family protein, translated as MKVVPIMADFHDRSAVVIGAGKVATRRIRWLLDAGARVTVVAPLASASVRQWADTGLLSWKQKTFEPEDLRDAWIVVAATDSPEVNDSVAAGSHPRQWVNVVDRPERGNFQVPARLTRGRLTLAVSTGGASPLLAVRIRDVLSELFDDTWEKRLEKKIRERREIKESGMDEAEKQERLKRLAMDFGCEKG; from the coding sequence ATGAAAGTGGTACCCATTATGGCCGATTTTCATGACCGGTCGGCGGTGGTGATCGGGGCGGGCAAGGTGGCCACCCGTCGCATCCGCTGGCTGCTGGATGCGGGGGCACGGGTGACCGTGGTGGCCCCCCTCGCCTCCGCATCCGTCCGGCAGTGGGCGGACACAGGCCTGTTAAGTTGGAAACAAAAAACTTTTGAACCGGAAGATCTGAGGGATGCCTGGATTGTGGTGGCGGCCACGGACTCCCCGGAAGTCAATGATTCAGTGGCCGCCGGGTCCCATCCCCGGCAGTGGGTCAATGTCGTGGACCGACCGGAGCGGGGGAATTTTCAGGTGCCGGCAAGATTGACCCGGGGTCGGCTCACCCTGGCCGTCTCCACCGGAGGGGCCAGTCCTCTGTTGGCGGTGAGGATCAGGGATGTCCTGTCGGAGCTCTTCGATGATACCTGGGAAAAAAGACTGGAAAAAAAGATCCGGGAACGAAGGGAAATCAAAGAAAGTGGTATGGACGAGGCGGAGAAACAGGAGCGGCTGAAACGACTGGCGATGGATTTCGGCTGTGAAAAGGGATGA
- the cobA gene encoding uroporphyrinogen-III C-methyltransferase, with protein MRKSRPGGKVYLVGGGPGDPELITVKGVRALREADVILVDRLIHPALLKYARPGADLVHCGKSPGSPGWNQEAINRLMVKHARAGKTVTRLKGGDPFVYGRGGEEAQVLAGHGVDFEVIPGITAGIAAPACAGIPVTHREYGSSFALITGHRKQGAEEELRWNHLARGVDTLAIYMGVKNLPYIREQLLSHGKSPDTPVALIQWGTTGAQYTVTGTLGEVIDLARQHEIKSPTMIVIGEVVRLREQLAWFENRDVTKKEKA; from the coding sequence ATCCGGAAAAGCCGGCCGGGAGGAAAGGTTTACCTCGTGGGAGGGGGTCCCGGCGATCCGGAATTGATCACTGTGAAGGGAGTTCGGGCCCTCCGGGAAGCGGATGTGATACTGGTTGATCGGTTGATCCATCCGGCTTTGCTGAAGTATGCCCGGCCGGGGGCGGACTTGGTCCATTGCGGAAAAAGTCCGGGTTCCCCCGGCTGGAATCAGGAAGCCATCAACCGGCTTATGGTGAAGCATGCCCGGGCCGGCAAAACCGTCACCCGTCTCAAAGGGGGGGATCCCTTTGTCTATGGCCGGGGCGGCGAGGAAGCCCAAGTTCTGGCCGGACACGGGGTGGATTTTGAAGTGATTCCGGGGATCACTGCAGGCATCGCCGCCCCGGCCTGCGCCGGCATCCCTGTCACCCACCGGGAATACGGCTCCAGCTTCGCCCTGATCACAGGTCATCGGAAACAAGGGGCGGAGGAGGAACTCCGCTGGAACCATCTGGCCCGGGGAGTCGATACACTCGCGATCTACATGGGGGTGAAAAATCTCCCCTATATCCGGGAGCAACTCCTCAGCCACGGCAAGTCCCCGGATACCCCCGTCGCCCTGATCCAATGGGGAACCACCGGGGCGCAATACACGGTGACAGGCACGTTGGGGGAAGTGATCGATCTCGCCCGTCAGCATGAAATCAAAAGTCCGACGATGATTGTGATCGGTGAGGTGGTCCGTCTGCGGGAACAACTGGCTTGGTTTGAGAACCGAGATGTGACGAAGAAGGAGAAGGCATAA
- a CDS encoding acetyl-CoA carboxylase carboxyltransferase subunit alpha, with protein sequence MMGITNGQLPFEKPLVELREKIEELQKFTQEKSIDLSDEIATLEEKARRLEEEIYGNLTTWQKVQIARHASRPTTTDYIRFIFTDFMELHGDRLYGDDPAIIGGIAKLDGRPVTVIGHERGKDTKDKIARNFGLPHPEGYRKALRLMQQADKFGRPIICFVDTQGAHPGVEAEERGQSEAIARNLREMAGFRVPIVCIVTGEGGSGGALAISVGNRLLMLEHAYYSVISPEGAAAILWRDAAKAQEAADALQITAQDLEKLGVVERVIPEPKGGAHKDPAGQAKEIKEALLESLHPLLEMDGDQLVLDRHRKFEKIGVYRTVD encoded by the coding sequence ATGATGGGGATCACTAACGGACAACTCCCTTTTGAGAAGCCTTTGGTGGAACTGAGAGAGAAAATTGAGGAGTTGCAGAAGTTCACGCAAGAGAAATCGATCGATCTCTCCGATGAAATCGCGACACTGGAAGAGAAAGCCCGCCGCTTGGAAGAGGAGATCTATGGGAATCTGACCACTTGGCAGAAGGTGCAGATTGCCCGCCATGCTTCCCGGCCGACGACCACCGATTATATCCGTTTCATCTTCACCGACTTTATGGAGCTTCACGGCGACCGGCTCTATGGGGATGATCCGGCCATCATCGGGGGCATCGCCAAGCTGGATGGCCGGCCGGTGACGGTGATCGGTCACGAGCGGGGCAAAGACACCAAAGATAAAATCGCCCGCAATTTTGGACTGCCCCATCCCGAAGGTTATCGCAAGGCCCTTCGTCTGATGCAACAGGCGGACAAATTCGGGCGGCCCATTATCTGTTTTGTCGACACCCAGGGGGCACACCCCGGAGTGGAGGCGGAAGAGCGGGGACAAAGTGAAGCGATTGCAAGAAACCTCAGGGAGATGGCCGGTTTCCGTGTTCCCATCGTCTGTATAGTCACCGGGGAGGGCGGCAGTGGCGGAGCCTTGGCGATCAGCGTGGGCAACCGTCTGCTGATGCTGGAGCATGCCTATTATTCGGTGATCTCACCTGAAGGGGCGGCGGCGATCTTGTGGCGGGATGCGGCCAAAGCACAGGAAGCGGCAGATGCTCTCCAAATCACGGCTCAGGATTTGGAAAAGCTGGGCGTGGTTGAAAGGGTGATTCCGGAACCCAAGGGAGGCGCCCATAAAGATCCTGCCGGCCAAGCCAAAGAAATTAAAGAAGCGTTGTTGGAATCCTTGCATCCCTTGCTCGAAATGGACGGGGACCAGCTGGTTCTTGACCGGCACCGGAAATTCGAGAAAATCGGTGTATACCGTACCGTGGATTGA
- the pyk gene encoding pyruvate kinase — MRRTKIVCTIGPASEQPETLKKLVQAGMNVARLNFSHGTHEEHLRRIERIRQVEKELGQTIAILLDTKGPEIRTGILREEQVELKTGEEIILTTEEVEGDASRVSVSYKGMVEDVHPGSTILVDDGLISLQVEKVEGTEITCRIENGGPLKDRKGVNLPGVSLQLPGITEKDAEDIRFGIRHGVDFIAASFVRKPNDVLEIREILEAHDADIHIISKIENEEGVNNLDAILNVSDGIMVARGDLGVEIPAEEVPVLQKEMIRKCNHQGKPVITATQMLDSMQRNPRPTRAEASDVANAIFDGTDAVMLSGETASGKYPVEAVETMARISSRAEESLRYADLFQERIRALDMSIPDSISQSVVHTAGILKASAIITSTESGKTARMVSKYRPRAPIVAVTRHEQVMRHLALVWGIVSVKGEKVETTDEMLGTAIQSTIRSGYVRHGDLVVITAGVPVAKSGTTNLMKVHVIGDILAKGQGVGKKVLTGEVVSGVTAAELRSKMKDGAILVTRNTDKDMIDSFKRAAAVIVEQGGLTSHAAVVGLSLGIPVVVGVPGATGLFEDGMEITVDAERGHIYSGRANVL, encoded by the coding sequence ATGCGAAGGACGAAGATCGTATGTACCATCGGACCGGCCAGTGAGCAACCGGAAACCCTCAAAAAACTGGTTCAGGCCGGAATGAATGTGGCCCGGCTCAATTTTTCCCACGGAACCCACGAGGAACACCTCCGCCGGATTGAACGGATTCGTCAAGTGGAGAAGGAGCTGGGTCAAACCATCGCCATTCTCCTCGATACCAAGGGACCGGAGATTCGGACCGGTATCCTCAGAGAGGAACAGGTGGAACTGAAGACAGGGGAAGAGATCATCCTGACCACGGAAGAGGTGGAGGGGGATGCTTCCCGGGTGTCTGTCTCCTACAAGGGGATGGTGGAGGATGTTCATCCCGGTTCCACCATTTTGGTGGATGACGGTTTGATCAGCCTCCAGGTGGAGAAAGTGGAAGGAACTGAAATCACCTGTCGCATCGAGAACGGAGGACCACTCAAGGACAGGAAAGGAGTCAACCTGCCCGGGGTTTCCCTTCAGTTGCCGGGGATCACCGAGAAGGATGCGGAGGATATCCGGTTCGGGATCCGACACGGCGTCGATTTCATCGCGGCTTCCTTTGTCCGAAAGCCCAACGATGTGCTGGAAATCAGAGAGATCCTGGAGGCCCACGATGCGGATATCCATATAATCTCCAAGATCGAAAATGAGGAAGGTGTCAACAACCTGGATGCCATCCTGAACGTTTCCGACGGGATCATGGTGGCCCGGGGAGACCTGGGGGTGGAAATTCCCGCGGAAGAGGTTCCGGTGTTGCAAAAAGAGATGATCCGCAAATGCAATCACCAGGGAAAGCCGGTGATCACCGCCACCCAAATGCTGGACTCCATGCAGCGCAACCCCCGCCCCACCCGGGCGGAAGCCAGCGATGTGGCCAACGCCATCTTCGACGGCACGGATGCTGTCATGCTCTCCGGGGAGACCGCCAGTGGCAAATATCCGGTGGAAGCGGTGGAGACGATGGCCAGGATCTCCTCCCGGGCCGAGGAGTCCCTTCGATACGCGGATCTGTTTCAGGAGCGGATCCGGGCACTCGATATGAGCATACCGGATTCGATCAGCCAATCTGTGGTACATACAGCCGGCATCCTGAAAGCATCGGCGATTATCACATCCACTGAAAGCGGGAAAACCGCCCGGATGGTGTCCAAATACCGTCCCCGGGCCCCGATCGTGGCCGTTACCCGGCATGAGCAAGTGATGCGACATCTGGCTCTGGTCTGGGGCATTGTCTCCGTCAAGGGAGAAAAGGTGGAAACCACAGACGAGATGTTGGGGACGGCGATCCAATCCACGATTCGGTCCGGCTATGTTCGCCACGGAGACCTGGTTGTGATCACTGCCGGGGTCCCTGTGGCCAAATCAGGCACCACCAATCTGATGAAAGTCCATGTGATCGGTGATATTCTGGCCAAAGGGCAAGGGGTCGGAAAAAAGGTGCTGACCGGTGAAGTGGTTTCCGGTGTGACTGCCGCGGAGTTACGCTCCAAGATGAAAGACGGTGCAATTTTGGTCACCCGGAACACGGACAAGGATATGATCGACTCCTTTAAGCGGGCGGCTGCCGTGATTGTGGAACAGGGTGGCCTCACCTCCCATGCGGCGGTGGTGGGCCTCAGTCTGGGAATTCCGGTGGTGGTGGGAGTACCGGGTGCCACCGGGTTGTTTGAAGATGGGATGGAAATCACTGTGGATGCGGAGCGGGGGCATATCTATTCCGGTAGGGCCAATGTCCTCTGA
- a CDS encoding nitrite/sulfite reductase yields the protein MAYVKHWKENDKINAVEKQKLEMDGLEIFDKISRYAERGFDAIPKEEWPMFKWAGLYLQRPREEGYFMMRVCVPSGILSGEQAVTLARIAKDYGRGIYDITTRQAVQFHWLRIEQIPDIFQRLEKVGLSTAGACGDITRNIVGNPLAGIDPDELLDTTWIVEDLFRFFQHHRDFSNLPRKYKMSVSANLGNASNAEINCVSFTPAVKEIGGEQVKGFHLKVGGGLSVRPFLAKTLNVFIRPEQVKEVAVAVTTIFRDYGYREKRTRNRLKFLVADWGPEKFREKLLEYTGPLPARGEEPVREWNAGYFYGVHPQKQAGRSYIGLNVPMGRLSADEVLELARLARKYGNGEIRNCNSQNIVLPHIPDAQVDSLLQEEIFRRIRVDPPKFIGYAVSCTGIEYCNLALVETKERMRRIAQYLDEHVDLDVPIRIHMVGCPNSCGQRQIADIGLQGIKMRSQDKRDFIEAFEIHVGGTLQGGGELNRKLKGKIAAEDLGRVLREFLLHFKEQKQSGETFHQFVHRVGVTQLQQVLDGILEWSQPRTAL from the coding sequence ATGGCTTACGTGAAACATTGGAAGGAGAACGACAAGATCAACGCGGTGGAAAAACAGAAGCTGGAGATGGACGGTCTGGAGATTTTTGATAAGATTTCCCGGTACGCCGAGAGGGGTTTTGACGCCATTCCAAAGGAAGAGTGGCCGATGTTCAAGTGGGCGGGTCTTTACCTGCAACGTCCCCGGGAAGAGGGTTATTTTATGATGCGGGTGTGTGTCCCTTCGGGAATTCTCAGCGGTGAACAAGCGGTCACCCTGGCGAGGATTGCCAAGGATTACGGACGCGGCATCTATGATATCACCACCCGGCAAGCCGTTCAGTTTCATTGGCTCCGGATCGAGCAGATTCCCGATATCTTTCAGCGGTTGGAGAAAGTTGGACTCTCCACCGCCGGAGCCTGCGGGGATATCACCCGTAATATTGTGGGCAATCCCCTGGCGGGGATCGATCCGGATGAATTGTTGGACACGACATGGATCGTGGAGGATCTCTTTCGTTTTTTTCAACATCATCGGGACTTCTCCAATCTGCCACGCAAATACAAGATGTCTGTCAGTGCCAACCTGGGGAATGCCTCCAATGCGGAGATCAACTGTGTCTCCTTTACCCCTGCAGTCAAGGAGATCGGCGGGGAGCAGGTGAAAGGCTTTCATCTCAAGGTGGGAGGAGGGCTCTCCGTCCGTCCTTTCCTGGCAAAAACCCTGAATGTCTTTATCCGGCCGGAGCAGGTGAAAGAGGTGGCAGTGGCCGTCACCACGATTTTCCGGGATTATGGGTACCGGGAGAAGCGGACGCGGAATCGGCTCAAATTTCTCGTGGCGGACTGGGGGCCGGAGAAGTTCAGGGAGAAACTGCTGGAGTACACCGGGCCGCTTCCCGCAAGGGGAGAGGAACCGGTCCGGGAGTGGAACGCCGGCTACTTTTACGGGGTGCATCCCCAGAAACAGGCGGGAAGAAGCTATATCGGGTTAAATGTGCCCATGGGACGCCTGTCTGCCGATGAGGTGCTGGAGCTGGCCCGCCTGGCCCGGAAATACGGCAACGGGGAGATCCGCAACTGCAATTCCCAAAATATCGTCCTTCCCCACATCCCTGATGCGCAGGTGGATTCGCTTTTACAAGAGGAAATTTTCCGCCGGATCCGGGTGGATCCGCCGAAATTCATCGGATATGCGGTCTCCTGCACCGGGATCGAATACTGCAACCTGGCTCTGGTGGAGACGAAGGAACGGATGCGGCGGATCGCCCAATACCTGGATGAACATGTGGATCTCGATGTTCCCATCCGGATTCATATGGTGGGATGTCCCAATTCCTGCGGACAGCGTCAGATTGCGGATATCGGTTTGCAGGGGATCAAGATGAGGTCCCAAGACAAGAGGGATTTCATCGAGGCTTTTGAGATCCATGTGGGGGGAACCTTGCAGGGAGGCGGGGAATTGAACCGGAAGTTGAAAGGGAAAATCGCCGCGGAGGATCTGGGGAGGGTGTTGAGGGAATTTTTGCTCCACTTTAAAGAGCAAAAGCAGTCGGGTGAAACCTTCCATCAATTTGTCCATCGGGTGGGAGTGACACAATTGCAGCAGGTTCTGGATGGGATCCTGGAATGGAGTCAACCCCGGACAGCCTTATAA
- a CDS encoding DUF3906 family protein: MYLYRMEVTIEGDRIPVIVAAENDQAAFSLVDVELEKYFLKPPEVDDATLYEKKRIHRGGGFVLPPKETG, translated from the coding sequence ATGTACCTCTACCGGATGGAAGTGACCATTGAGGGAGACAGGATCCCCGTGATCGTGGCTGCGGAAAATGATCAAGCTGCTTTTTCCCTGGTGGATGTGGAGTTGGAGAAATATTTTCTCAAACCGCCGGAGGTGGATGATGCCACCCTGTATGAGAAGAAACGGATCCATCGGGGAGGTGGATTTGTTCTGCCTCCGAAGGAGACGGGGTGA